The following are from one region of the Dermacentor albipictus isolate Rhodes 1998 colony chromosome 5, USDA_Dalb.pri_finalv2, whole genome shotgun sequence genome:
- the LOC135921180 gene encoding putative deoxyribonuclease TATDN2, translating into MDTFPNLCLGVTPLLEFSNASAVAEVGPKVLLDRLLLETDAPYFLPKSESDHLTQSHPGMVIHVATTLSKIGLIGT; encoded by the exons ATGGACACGTTCCCCAACCTGTGCCTCGGGGTGACTCCTCTTCTGGAGTTTTCCAATGCTAGTGCTGTTGCTGAGGTCGGCCCCAAGGTTCTCCTCGATCGTCTGCTGCTGGAGACGGACGCTCCGTACTTCCTCCCGAAAAGC GAGTCTGACCACCTCACGCAGTCACATCCAGGGATGGTCATCCACGTGGCCACCACTCTGTCCAAA